The following is a genomic window from Rhododendron vialii isolate Sample 1 chromosome 9a, ASM3025357v1.
ATCTGTCAAGCGCATGCCGAGCACACTCAGAATGGGTTCCAGAACTcaaaaaaagttcttattttttaagaaagtaatttcaagttcaaaaataagaaacttattaaaatctaaaaatatgcactatggatcttgtttgatacgatgcaaaaaaaaattgaaaatttatttttcatttatattatttttgagtttgaaaatgtgaaataagctgcttattttctaagaaaatttctggaacgggatcttagatcatccatctcagcaaTCGATGGTCTAGATTGAAAGTAAAATCTTGAAGGGAGAAAAGTTGGTTTTTTAATCTGAACCGCTGAAGACACTTTTGAATGATTCGGATGCGGTGGGCAGAGTGCCTGACAAACATCTCCCAATCCATGGAGAAATTATTCGctgccccaagggcaacacgTGTATTTGCCCCGCCTcctacctttttgtttttttttgatccgctgcCGCCTCTCACCTTAAATCTACTTACATGCGTTTTCTTCTATCCTGTCCCACTAGACACagtcttttttctaaaattaaatgtttcaaattttaatccgtttgaatgggtgagaagattttattttttttatcatttaattctaaagggtcataattaaattttgaccatAGGGCTCGTTGAtaagccctaagaaagtcgtagaatcaaatatctcttaggattaaccaacgagagccctagagtcaaaatttaattatgaccctttagaattaaatgattagaaaaataaaatcttcccacccattcaaacggattgaaatttggagcacttaattttttaaccatattttttaatatataaactgaaggttgaaaaattaagtatttcaaatttcaatccgtttgaatggatgagaagattttatttatctgatcatttaattctaaaaggtcataattaaattttgactctagggctctcgttggttaatcctaagagatatttgattctacgactttcttagggctaatcaacgagagccctatggtcaaaatttaattatgaccctttagaattaaataatcaGATaattaaaatcttctcacccattcaaactgattgaaatttggaacacttaatttttcaaccttcagtttatatattaaaaaatatggttaaaaaattaagtgctccaaatttcaatccgtttgaatgggtgggaatattttatttttctaatcatttaattctaaagggtcataattaaattttgacccTAGGGCTCTTATTGGTtaatcctaagagatatttgattctacgactttcttaggactaATCGACGAGAGCCTTatggtcaaaatttaattatgaccttttagaattaaatgataaaaaaaataaaatcttctcacccattcaaacggattgaaatttgaaacacttaattttagaaaaaagactgtgtctagtgggacaaaaaagaagaaaacgcaTGTAAGTAGATTTAAGGTGAAAGGCGgcagcggatcaaaaaaatcaaaaaaaaacaaaaaggtaggAGGCGGGGCAAATACACGTGTTGCCTTTGGGGCAGCGAATAATTTCTCCAATCCATGAGAGCAACTCTAATGTCTCTAAAGTAAAAACCCTGCACCGACCATAAACATCCAGGCACACGTTGTCAACTCTAGGTCCTGAAAgaatagctttttttttttttttttgaacagactGAAAGAATAGTTTGAGATGCTCAATAATTATGAAACAATTTTTCAAGTGGGGCCCACAAAAAATGAGCCTAGGCCCCATTCTGTTGTGATTCAtattttgtaagtacttatttttcgtttaacgagacagatcattctttcataatacatcacttttaatctaaaaaataattacttatttaaaaaataaatatttattttagttaaaagaACACACCCTCAATCCAATACACATAGGTCATTGattcaattttctatttttttatttagattatagaaattgagcggctcgaattatCCATGTGGAACCGAAGTGGGTCTCGCGTGCCGGGGTGTGCACGGTTGGTGCACACGCCGTCGGTGCCTTTTAAGATTTTCGTTAAAACGAAGACTCAAACTACAGTAATTTGTAATTAGATAAAGAGAACTGtgatttttaattcaaaaggTGCATATAAAATAGCTTTACTATTCATTGAGAGCTTGTTCGTTAGGGGTATTCAAAACCCTTGCGCATGGTCTTCAataaaacctccctcaaaatcaaaatccaacaaGGTctgcaattttcaatccaaaaactCTATTTTCATCTATATTTAAAACAAATCACGATATTATTTCACTTGTCCTACAAAAAAGTTCAAATCATGAGTTTTTCAACTTTTGATGAAATATATTGAATATGAATCTCATTTTGAAGGTCTCATGAATATCTTTTTATAACATGAATACTGTacaaaaattgtgaaaaaaatataaatgctATTACTGTTACGGCCacaaaaattgtgaaaaaaattatacacactCGTCTCTACTCCAATTTTGGAGTGTGATgttgtttctccacaaaaagtgtAAAAACCAAATGGCTAAAGTTACGGGCGTGTTAGGATtggattgcagtccaaattCGTATAAGGCCTGGACGTCTCAAATTTGACTTCGTATTGAGCGGATTGTGTACGACCTAAGGGGTGATGCCGTATGTGGTTCGTGATTTTCCTTGTCGGGATAAGAACTTAGAATTTCCTAACCgttgttagaaaatggaaaaaataaaagaaaaagattgaaagataaagataaaacaaattttattaaatGGCTTAACAAAATTTGGgtacaagaaaatgaaagacaaGATCTAGGTCGGGCTAGATTGAACATGAAAGTAAAATACTTTGCTGCAAAGTAAATGAAAGATAAATTTGGTAAACCCTGGGCTTaagagaaaatgacggctaaggacttgtttgataattaatgcccgtcaaagacatttttagcattaataaATGTTTTTGGCTTGTCCTTGACGggcattaattatcaaaacacgtcctgggccgacATTTTCCCTGGGCTTAATGGTGCTgggacctttgccaaggccttcaattctggtatttataggcagaaaaCTTCAGGCCTTGAGCAGCTTAAGTTGCTTCTTCCTGTCCTTATGCATCCGCCAAGTGTCATTCTAGTAAAGGCCTAGGCTTGAGCTGCTTTTACCTTCTCCAATGAGTGATTGTCACATGTCCAAGCCTTGCTCTCTATTCTAAGAAATCGGTCGAAATGCCTGAAAAAACTCTCTTCCCTTCATAAATGCCTACAAAAAGCAAAAGGAACTTCGGCTGTGTAGAATCCCTAAGCCTTTTAAGCTGCTTGTAAGCTACTTGAATATCTAGATAGCTGTTGAAAAGATAgattttgggcccaccaaggttAAAGGCCGAAATTTTTCCAGGCGAGTCCCTCTTGATGGCCTACttgctatatatatacatatacatttatatatgGAATAGAGAGATTTCATGGGACTTGTGCCCTACCACTTACTTTCATACAGCAGACCTGATTGAGCTGTTTGTGGGCAACTTATGGAGATCTGGACAAACAGCTACATGAATGCCACATGTTCCAAACCTTACTTCATCTTGAAGGATGACGGCTGTGTGCCTAGAGTTGCTCATGTAAGCATGACTAAGCATCTTTTGTAGGCCTGTATATGGCTGCCAAGTGTCTTCATGGCAAAGGCCTTGAGTTGCTTGACATTTCCTCCAATGGATGGTTGCTATCTGTTCCAAGCATTGCTTCATGTTGAAGGAGGATGGCTATCCGAAGCTTGAGTTGTTTGTGAGCAGCTTACTTAGACATGCTAACGAGAACCTTCTAAGCTTTCGAGCTGCTTGTGAGTAGTTTACTTTCCAAGTATGACTAGACAGCTTATGGCCTTCTTGACTTGGTCAGTTTTAGGTCTAAATAAATCTGAAAAACTAAGCTTAGACCTGAAAAACGAATCTTGGCCTTATTGGGCTAAATAGGTCTGAAAAACTAGTCCGAACTTTAATTAGTTGGGCCAAGACCTGAAAATGGGCCCAGATCTAAAAATCAATTTGGGCCTTGACTACTTAGGCTATGCTCCAACTATTATTGTAGCCTAATCGATTTTCAAACTCTCTCCAGCCCTTCCAAACTCAATTAGGCTTAATTGTGGCCACTTTAAATTCTACCATAGGCCCAATTCAATCAGGCTTAATTCTACCAAGTtccaaaataacatttttggtCATTAATCCattaacaaattcttttttaGAATTCGGCCAAAAAATGGATGTAAACAAATGTCTCTATATATAGATCCAAAATCAAATCTCTATCCAAAATTGGTGCCCGTCATTtcatccgaaccgtccaatcCACGTTTGGACGGGCCAGATTTGAGGGCCCCTCACCTTTGAAATACGGCTCCTTAACCCGCAGATCCGACGGTTCTAgccttaaaccctaaaccccactCCCTGCGGCACAGtgtctccctccctctctctctctctctctctctctctctctctctccccgatcCAGCCAATTGAATCTCCATTCTGCTATCGCTCTCTCCCAATTTCTGTATATTTCCGCCATGTATCGAGTTGGTGCAGCCCTAGCTTCATCTATCAGGTATCTGCTCAACACACAGAAACATTACACATTAAACATCCTGTATCTATTTATATGCCTGTATGCACGGGCTCGCATCGTATAATGACTGATATCCGCTGCCACAATTACTCAGGTCCTCTGCTTCCAGGAAACTGGTTTGACTTCTTCCCAAAACTCGAGTATTTGCTCTTTTGTATCGGATTAGATTAGATATGAGTTGATTGAATCTATTCAGCTTTTCTACTTGAAGATTTGATTTTTGATGGTGCCTGAGGTTGACGATTGGGTATGGTGATTTTTGATTGATTTGGAAGGTACAAAGTAGAGTTTTACACGACAGAAATTATGTGGCTAAAGATATCAATTTTGGTACCGGGGCTCAAGCAGCTATGCTACAGGGTGTTAATGAGCTTGCAGAGGCTGTTAAGGTCACCATGGGTCCAAAGGTAATTAGACGCGCCTCTTTTTCTTTAGGTAGTTGCAGTATCCCTTTTGTTCACAACTGAGCACATAAGCAGGGGTGGAGGCACCGTAACTTGTTCATACAAATATGTAAATTGACATTGTTGTGAATTCACTTTATATGTCTATTCACACCCATCATAATCCGTCAAGAAACAtgcaataaaaatattaaacttgTGGAAAGAAATTTCATGTCGAATTGGGTCACATTCCTCTCCGTTAGCGGAAAAAATTACAGGGAATTTATCcgaaaattgagagagagagagagagagagagagagagagagagagagagagagagagagagagagagagagagagagagagagagagagagagagagaacatataACAGTGCCAGAGAGTTTTGAACCCTGGTGCGAGCGTCAAACACCTATCATGGCACACGCCTTAATGACTCAGCCGGTCAACCAACGTACACTTTGTGTACACTTTGTATTTAACGTTTTCCGTGTAAACGCCCCCTCACATAATCCCTTGGTACTTGTACCAACTAGCCTGTCAACCAACTAGTTTATGCACGTTTGTTGTTTGTTACATTGAACCAGGCCAGTACGTTAACATGGTGAAGGCTGGAATTGTGGATCCTCTCAAAGTAATCAGAACAGCCTTATTAGATGCTGCCAGGTGAAGATCATAATATTCTAACATGGCATTATTGTATGTTTCTTTGATCCTTCAATATGCGTAAACCAAAATTGGGGTTGCTTTGCAGTGTCTCTTTGTTACTGACAACCACAAAAGCTATTGTTGTTGACCATCAAGGAGAGAAAAACCCACTTGTGAATGGCATGACGAATATGGACGACTTGCTTCATGGCGCTTCCTCAAGGCGCATGATTTCACTTTCACCATATCTCCATCTATCCAAGCTCTCCTACCCACCAATTTTCAACCATCGGATCTCTGATTCCCTCCACCATCAGACCCACAATGAACTTCTTGATCACCTTCTCCGAAAATCCACAACCATTCAACAATGTCAACAGCTCCACACCCAAATCATCCACACTAGGGCCCACACGTCCTCATTCTTGGTTGCCAGACTTGTGGCTACCTATACGCATTTTGGGCTTCTTTTCGATGCCCGAAAAGCATTTGAATCTGCCCACGTTGATTGCTTTTCAAGCTTGCTTTTGTGGAACTCAATCTTGAGAGCTAATGTAACGTGTGGGGAACATGAGGAGGCCCTTAGGGTTTATCTTCGGATGCGAAAACTTGGGGTTGGGCCTGATGGGTTTAGTTTCCCTTTGGTTATAAGGGCTTGTGGGCTGATTGGGGATTCTAGATTGTGCAGGAATGTTCATAGTCATGTTTTCCAGATGGGTTCTCAATATAATCTCCATGTTGTGAACGAGTTGTTGGTCATGTATGGCAAGGTTGGGAAGATGGAAGATGCTCGCCGAGTGTTTGATAGAATGGCTGAAAGAACCCACATTTCCTGGAACTGTATGGTTTCAGGATTCGCTATGAATTTTGATTGTGATGGTGCTATTGAGATGTTTCGTAAGATGGAATCCGAAGGTTTGGAGCCAAACCTCGTAACGTGGACTTCATTGTTATCTAGCTATGCCAGGTGTGGGCGTCGTGAAGCAACGTTCCATTTTTATGGTGAGATGAGAAAAATGGGAATTGGCTGTACGGCTGAAGCACTTGCTGTGGTCATATCTGTTTGTGCTGATTCAGGTTCACTTCACAAGGGTGAGGTAATCCACGGATATGTGATAAAAGGTGGTTTTGAGAATTATTTGTTTGTGTATAACTCGCTCATATGCATGTACGGGAGAAATGGTGCTGTTAGAGATgcaaaaaatttgttttcagaAATGGAAATGAAGAATGTAGTGAGTTGGAATGCTTTGATAACCTCCTATGCAGAATCTGGATTGTGTGATGAGGCTTATGCTATATTTTCACAGATGGAAAATTCAGACGTGTATCCAATGGTGAGACCTAATGTTATAAGCTGGAGTGCTATTGTTGGTGGGTTCGCTTCTAAGGGACACGGGAAGGAGTCTCTAGAACTCTTTCGTCGCATGCAAACAGCTAAAGTATTGGCCAACTCCATTACAATTTCCAGCGTTCTGTCCGTTTGTGCAGAGTACTCTGCACTTGGTCTTGGCAGGGAAATCCATGGCCATACAATTAAAGCAATCATGGATGGGAATATTTTGGTGGGAAACGGCTTGATTAATATGTACACTAAATGCGGTAGTCTTGATAAAGCACTTTTGGTGTTTGAAGAAATTGACGGTAGAGATTTGGTTTCATGGAACTTAATGATTGCAGGGTATGGAATGCATGGACTTGGTAACTATGCTCTAGAAACTTTTGAGCAGATGATGAAAGCCGGATATAACCCAGATGGGGTCACTTTTGTTGCTGTTCTTTCTGCATGTAGCCATGCTGGGCTTGTTTTTGAGGGTCGCAAGATTTTCAAGCAAATGGAATCAAAGTTTAGGATTGAACCCCAGGTGGAGCACTATTCCTGTATTGTTGACCTCCTTGGGCGTGCGGGGTTTTTACAAGAAGCTAGCGAAATGGTCAGAAGCATGCCGATTGAGCCCAATTCTTATGTCTGGGGAACTCTAATGAACTCATGTAGGATGCATAAAAACACAGACATTGCACAAGAAACAGCTTCACGGATTTTTAGTCTTGACTCAGAGACCACTGGAAGTTACACGCTGCTGTCTAATATTTATGCTTCTACTGGAAGATGGGATGATTCTGCTAGGGTGAGAATTTCAGCAAAGGCTAAGGGTTTAAAGAAAATCCCTGGCCAGAGTTGGATTGAGGTGCAGAATAAGGTACATATGTTCTCAGCAGGGAATAATAATACACTGGAAACAGGGATGGAGGAAGTTTACAATATACTAAAGTATTTGGGGCTgcagatggagatggagattgAAGGGTCTTCACCTGACAAGAGTTCTGTGCTACAGGATGTTTAGGAAGAAATATTTACTCCTATATGACAACTAGAGTTGGAAAGAATCTCTAAATTTATGGTGATTGTCATAACTCAACAATCTTCGCCAAGACGACTTGGTGTTATTTCCTGCCAAGGTAACAGGTAAGCAACTTGACTCTCTTTTTGTTATACTGCCAAGGAAAATGCATGCTACTCAAAGAATGCCTTGGAAACTGATTCCCCTCCATCAAACTCAGAGCAATTGAGATTTTTTGGTTGGACAATCAGTCAAGTGCTTAATCCCTTTCATCACCTGGAACAACAGTGGGTAAAGTCAACCACAATTCAATTAGTCAATCATCCCGAAAGCTTCAACCAAATAGGTTAcctcaggttttttttttttgcttggaaaaaagaaatattttattgaactcAATAAAGGacatgagagggagagaaaagaggcAATAAGTTAGCTCAGTTGCACTTGCACCTATGCACAATGTTTGGTTGGTTCTCCCCATCACAGGGTTTCCTTTTTTAGTGTGTGCTTGACGTCATGGTTTTGGGGTCAATTATGTATAGTGCATGTATGTTATGGCTCTCTTGCGTAGTTGACTGTTCAGCCTAATGTAATTCACATGATATTCTTAATCATCCAACTGATTCAGGGAAAAATATCGTTCATAGAGATCCGTGTCAAACTACTTTCGGTGAATTTCAAGAGGGTATGTTGCCATGAAATGAGTGGAGATTTCGGGAGTATGAAACACTTAAGTTGAATTTTCTGTTAGAGCGTCTTGGTCCAATTCTCCATTTCTTCCTCCATTTTTTCCATTTGAGAGGATTTAgatatatttttatattcataAAGTGGATTCGGAGGAATTCATTATTCACATCAACTCCAACCCACACATATCTATTTTCATTTCTAAATGTTTCCCTCCAATATTAATTGGttgattttcacttttttgaaattcaaataAATATATTTGATATTAGTCTCATTTTAAAGATATCGTCATTATCTTTTCCAGGACACCAACTTTATAAATAGTGAATGTATATATTAAAAGTTATAGACAATTTATCAAATTACAACAAAATGTATAAAGGACATGCTTGGTGTTTAAATTAGAGTCAAATGCTCATGGtgacaaaaatgaaatttgaaaaggTGAATAATTTTGATACTCCATATTTTGGAGTATGGAATCTCATCCTCCCAAATGGAGGATGGGTTTTACATTTTCCTACAAATTTTGGAGAAATGGAGCATGCATTGGAGATGCCCTTATCAGATGAGTGCTTTTGCGGACAACCAAGCATTTAAGTGGCGGCTATTGAATTACTCCATGTGATCTGCTTCTTAGACAAGTGGATGAGTGTCGTTGTCCTTTGTTGGCTTCAGTTCTTGTCAAGTCTTGAAGGTCTAAGGGCTGTTACCTAGACGGAGGGATATCTCCTAGCAGTTAGGTGCTTGATGATTCCAGTGTGAGCTTGAGCTGCAGCACTAGAATGAGAAGCTGTCTCCTCGCGCAGCTGAAAGGTCTGATCTTAATCACATATACCCTTGACAGCAATATTGGCTGATAAACAAGGATAAAATTTGTGCCTTATTTACAGTTGTCAAATGAATAGAGATAGAAAATCCATGACTCActgggaaaaaataaaagatttgagaaagaaaaaaggagagatGAAATTTCATTAGTTCAAGGAAACCAAagatcgcaaaaaaaaaaagaaaaaaaaagcaagcaCAAACCACATTATGGACCACGTGCTCCATTTGGGATACCCCAAACAGCTCACAATTAAATCTAGTATTTCACGTGTTGGACAGGAAAAATAGAGGCCTTCTTCAAGTCTATTTTGGAAAATTGCATCATCATGCTACTATTACATGGACTTCATTGCATGGTTCCAAAACTGGAGTAACATTTTCCTGGAAAATGAAGGTCTCTTTGGCTGTTCTGTGAAAGAGTAGTCATCTCCAGACGGGAAAATAAGGTGATTGCATTCCAGTTTGAGCTAGAGCTGCAATGCTAGTGTGAGGAGCTGTCTTACTCTTCTCTCCACCGCACATTTGTGTGGGGGGCACACAGACAAGGCCATGTGGTGCCCCAACCCCCCCCTCTCCACTACACATTTGTTGGGACTCAATtccacaaaaatgtgtggtggagagaGGGTTTGGGGCATCACATTTCCTTGCCCGGAGGCATTGAATAATCTCTCCCAAAGATGGGTTGTTCCTTTATACTCGTTTATTTGGAATAGATAATATCTACCTGTGTCCTTTGTGTTTTCATGCCTGGGAAAGTATACCTAGAAGAATCATGGCTACTGTTGCTCTGCTTTCTTTActcgtctctccctctctctcttccaggCAATCGCAACTCCTACCTTGTTGTTTCAGGTGCCCCAAACACCATTACAGGGACAACACCGTGCAACTTCCGGGGAGGAACTGCTGACGGCCGCCTAGATTGGGGCCCATCCTTCATTTGTAAAGGCAACTCCAATTGTTCCAATGCCACAGGCAATCTAGACACGGGAGATGACTTTCCGCTCGCTCCCGATGTCGACCACCTCAATCCGACGGTGCCGGAAGGATTTAGTGGATTGGATGAACTGGCTCAAGACTGAAATTGGATTCGACGGATGGCTCTTTTCTATGGCCACCGGATATTCGCCAAGGATCACCTAAATCTACATGGCGAACACATCACCTGATTTTGCCATTGGAGATTATGGGAAGTTCTTCACGTACGGTCCAGATGGAACGACAACTACTAACGCGGACAAGCACCGTAAACAGTTGGTTCAATGGGTTCAGCTTTTGGAGGGGAGTGGTCGAGGTTGAAGCACTTGAACGGAAAGCCTCTGGGAATGATAGGAGTTTTACCTCAGAACTCGGTGACATTCATCGATAATCAGGACACGGAGTCGCAGAAGATTTGGCCATTCCCAACCGATTATGTCATACTAAGATTATGTCATTCCCAACTGATTATTTTGCCTCTCTCTCGCCGTCGCAAGGTGATTAATTTGTTATTTCTTTTCGCTTAAGCAAGAAAAATGGAACATTATTATCATCCTTTTGATTTTGGACATGTTTTTCTTGTCCTCTTTTCCAGAAACATGATATGAGGTTGGGTGAGGAAAATCCCAATTTGccctaattttttgaagatcCCCAAATCTGATTCAGTTAGATCGTGCATTCTTGGATGTGCTTGCCATAGTGCCAGTTCACGACCTGTAGCTTCAGAATTTTAAGTATACAATTTCCTGGTA
Proteins encoded in this region:
- the LOC131302038 gene encoding alpha-amylase-like isoform X2 translates to MGSAFGGEWSRLKHLNGKPLGMIGVLPQNSVTFIDNQDTESQKIWPFPTDYVILRLCHSQLIILPLSRRRKKHDMRLGEENPNLP
- the LOC131302038 gene encoding alpha-amylase-like isoform X1, producing MGSAFGGEWSRLKHLNGKPLGMIGVLPQNSVTFIDNQDTESQKIWPFPTDYVILRLCHSQLIILPLSRRRKLDRAFLDVLAIVPVHDL
- the LOC131302034 gene encoding putative pentatricopeptide repeat-containing protein At1g17630; this encodes MVKAGIVDPLKVIRTALLDAASVSLLLTTTKAIVVDHQGEKNPLVNGMTNMDDLLHGASSRRMISLSPYLHLSKLSYPPIFNHRISDSLHHQTHNELLDHLLRKSTTIQQCQQLHTQIIHTRAHTSSFLVARLVATYTHFGLLFDARKAFESAHVDCFSSLLLWNSILRANVTCGEHEEALRVYLRMRKLGVGPDGFSFPLVIRACGLIGDSRLCRNVHSHVFQMGSQYNLHVVNELLVMYGKVGKMEDARRVFDRMAERTHISWNCMVSGFAMNFDCDGAIEMFRKMESEGLEPNLVTWTSLLSSYARCGRREATFHFYGEMRKMGIGCTAEALAVVISVCADSGSLHKGEVIHGYVIKGGFENYLFVYNSLICMYGRNGAVRDAKNLFSEMEMKNVVSWNALITSYAESGLCDEAYAIFSQMENSDVYPMVRPNVISWSAIVGGFASKGHGKESLELFRRMQTAKVLANSITISSVLSVCAEYSALGLGREIHGHTIKAIMDGNILVGNGLINMYTKCGSLDKALLVFEEIDGRDLVSWNLMIAGYGMHGLGNYALETFEQMMKAGYNPDGVTFVAVLSACSHAGLVFEGRKIFKQMESKFRIEPQVEHYSCIVDLLGRAGFLQEASEMVRSMPIEPNSYVWGTLMNSCRMHKNTDIAQETASRIFSLDSETTGSYTLLSNIYASTGRWDDSARVRISAKAKGLKKIPGQSWIEVQNKVHMFSAGNNNTLETGMEEVYNILKYLGLQMEMEIEGSSPDKSSVLQDV